A genome region from Brassica oleracea var. oleracea cultivar TO1000 chromosome C2, BOL, whole genome shotgun sequence includes the following:
- the LOC106327296 gene encoding calnexin homolog 1-like, whose protein sequence is MMRDRQLFSGLLLILALVSLQNLCHCDDHTVLYESFDEAFDGRWIVSKNGDYEGVWKHAKSEGHDDYGLLVSEKARKYGIVKELDEPLNLKEGTIVLQYEVRFQEGLECGGAYLKYLRPQEAGWTPEGFDSESPYSIMFGPDKCGATNKVHFILKHKNPKSGEYVEHHLKFPPSVPYDKLSHVYTAILKPDNEVRILVDGEEKKKANLLSGEDFEPALIPAKTIPDPEDKKPEDWDERAKIPDPNAVKPDDWDEDAPMEIEDEEAEKPEGWLDDEPEEVDDPEATKPEDWDDEEDGMWEAPKIDNPKCEAAPGCGEWKRPMKKNPAYKGKWSAPMIDNPAYKGIWKPRDIPNPDYFELDRPDFEPIAAIGIEIWTMQDGILFDNMLIAKDEKVAESYRQTTWKPKFDVEKEKQKAEEEAASTADGLKSYQKVVFDLLNKVADISFLSAYKSKITELIEKAEEQPNLTIGVLVSIVVVFFSLFIKLIFGGKKAAPAATVEKKKKPEVGESSKSEDETEKKEEAAAPPRKRQPRRDN, encoded by the exons ATGATGAGAGACCGGCAACTATTCTCCGGCCTTCTGCTTATCTTAGCCCTCGTCTCGCTCCAGAACCTTTGCCACTGCGACGATCATACG GTGTTGTATGAATCGTTCGATGAGGCGTTTGATGGTCGCTGGATCGTTTCGAAGAACGGTGATTACGAAG GTGTGTGGAAGCATGCGAAGAGTGAGGGACATGATGATTACGGACTTCTCGTAAGCGAGAAGGCTCGCAAGTACGGTATAGTGAAAGAGCTTGACGAGCCTCTAAACCTCAAGGAAGGAACCATTGTTCTTCAGTACGAGGTTCGTTTCCAGGAAGGGCTTGAGTGTGGCGGTGCTTACTTGAAGTACCTCCGTCCTCAGGAAGCTGGATGGACACCTGAAGGGTTCGACAGTGAATCTCCTTACTCTATCATGTTTGGTCCCGACAAGTGTGGAGCCACAAACAAAGTGCATTTCATCTTGAAACACAAGAATCCCAAGAGCGGCGAGTACGTTGAGCACCACCTCAAGTTCCCTCCCTCTGTTCCTTACGACAAGCTTTCACATGTCTACACCGCCATCTTGAAGCCTGACAACGAGGTTAGGATTCTGGTTGATGGAGAGGAGAAGAAGAAGGCTAATTTACTCTCTGGGGAGGACTTTGAGCCTGCGTTGATCCCTGCCAAGACCATCCCTGACCCTGAAGACAAGAAACCAGAGGACTGGGATGAGAGAGCCAAGATCCCTGATCCTAACGCCGTGAAGCCTGACGACTGGGACGAGGATGCACCCATGGAGATCGAAGATGAGGAAGCCGAGAAACCCGAAGGATGGTTAGATGACGAGCCTGAGGAGGTGGACGACCCAGAGGCGACCAAACCTGAAGATTGGGATGATGAGGAAGATGGTATGTGGGAGGCTCCAAAGATTGACAACCCCAAGTGTGAAGCAGCACCAGGCTGTGGTGAATGGAAGAGACCCATGAAGAAGAATCCTGCTTACAAGGGCAAATGGAGTGCGCCTATGATAGATAACCCTGCTTACAAGGGAATCTGGAAGCCCAGAGACATCCCTAACCCTGACTACTTCGAGCTGGACAGACCTGACTTCGAACCCATTGCGGCAATCGGTATAGAGATCTGGACGATGCAAGACGGTATCTTGTTTGACAACATGTTGATAGCGAAAGACGAGAAGGTCGCTGAGAGTTACAGGCAGACAACGTGGAAGCCGAAGTTCGATGTTGAGAAAGAGAAACAAAAGGCAGAAGAGGAAGCTGCTAGCACTGCAGATGGTCTCAAGAGCTACCAG AAGGTTGTGTTCGACCTCTTGAACAAGGTTGCAGACATTTCTTTCCTAAGTGCCTACAAGTCTAAGATCACA GAACTGATTGAGAAAGCTGAGGAACAACCAAACTTAACCATTGGTGTCCTCGTCTCGATTGTCGTAGTATTCTTCTCGCTCTTCATCAAGCTTATCTTCGGTGGCAAAAAG GCGGCGCCGGCAGCAACTGTGGAGAAGAAGAAGAAGCCAGAAGTAGGAGAGAGCTCAAAGAGTGAAGATGAGACAGAGAAGAAGGAAGAAGCTGCTGCTCCTCCTCGCAAAAGGCAACCGAGGCGTGACAATTAG
- the LOC106325391 gene encoding uncharacterized protein LOC106325391, with the protein MARCYLIISSLLLLLVALSISPSYTLKIKSASFLSPKQVMTPGSVANPYLFDIDFPRGHIGLKGFDAEVVDQDGNPVPLHETYLHHWVVHPYYVRKGLNLSQLDMPRDLGSSPDYILVRNGGLCRDRVRQYFGLGSETRKTSTYVPDPYAIEIGNPEETPDGYEFKWLLNIHAIDTRGVVDRQGCTECRCDLYNVTVDEYGRALEHGYKGGQDCCYDKTQCRLRNGFDRGNKTRTVYLKYTVRWVDWDSSVLLPAKVYILDVTDSWERSEGSTGDNHEHFCHVEYDVKLCKTKGDGCVDVKKKSLMIPFNGYIVYGVAHQHAGGIGAALYREDGEGICSSMPKYGNGHEPGNEAGYIVGMSSCYPEPVKVTNGETLNLEFNYSNAIGHTGVMGLFYILVAQQLPEPGSSLQAHAKSVSFLAFPAMTVIVAVVVLIAAVVYRRQNMEDGYQSLST; encoded by the exons ATGGCTCGTTGTTACTTGATCATCTCGTCCTTACTTCTTCTTCTGGTCGCGTTAAGCATATCTCCTAGCTACACCTTGAAGATCAAGTCCGCAAGTTTCCTCTCACCAAAACAAGTCATGACTCCAGGATCAGTGGCAAACCCTTACCTATTCGACATCGATTTCCCTAGAGGCCACATCGGCCTCAAAGGTTTCGACGCCGAAGTAGTCGACCAAGACGGCAACCCCGTCCCGTTACACGAGACATATCTCCACCACTGGGTTGTCCACCCTTACTACGTGCGTAAAGGTCTCAACCTATCGCAGCTAGACATGCCTAGGGATCTTGGTTCGAGTCCTGATTATATTCTCGTTAGAAACGGAGGGTTGTGTAGGGATAGAGTCAGACAATACTTTGGGTTAGGATCAGAAACACGCAAGACTTCGACGTATGTTCCTGATCCTTACGCGATCGAGATTGGTAATCCGGAGGAGACGCCTGATGGGTATGAGTTCAAATGGCTTCTAAATATTCACGCTATTGACACTAGAGGGGTTGTGGATAGACAAGGATGCACCGAGTGTCGGTGTGATCTTTATAATGTAACGGTTGATGAGTATGGTCGAGCTTTAGAACATGGATACAAAGGAGGTCAAGACTGCTGCTACGATAAGACTCAATGTCGGTTAAGAAACGGATTCGACCGTGGAAACAAAACAAGAACTGTGTATCTTAAGTATACTGTGAGATGGGTTGATTGGGACAGCTCGGTTTTGTTGCCGGCTAAGGTTTATATTCTAGATGTTACGGATTCTTGGGAACGGTCAGAAGGATCAACGGGAGATAACCACGAACATTTTTGCCAT GTGGAATATGATGTGAAACTGTGCAAAACTAAAGGTGATGGATGTGTTGATGTTAAGAAAAAGAGCTTAATGATACCGTTTAATGGGTATATTGTCTATGGAGTAGCTCACCAGCACGCAGGTGGTATTGGTGCTGCTCTGTACCGAGAG GACGGTGAGGGAATATGCTCTTCGATGCCGAAGTATGGCAATGGACACGAACCTGGAAACGAAGCTGGTTATATTGTTGGAATGTCATCTTGTTATCCTGAACCGGTGAAAGTGACTAATGGAGAGACACTGAATTTGGAGTTCAATTACAGTAATGCCATTGGTCATACAGGAGTCATGGGACTCTTTTACATCCTGGTTGCTCAGCAGCTGCCTGAACCGGGGAGCTCCTTGCAG GCACATGCGAAAAGTGTGAGTTTTTTAGCCTTTCCTGCAATGACGGTGATAGTGGCGGTTGTGGTTCTAATAGCCGCCGTGGTATACCGGAGACAGAACATGGAAGATGGTTACCAATCACTTAGTACCTAA